A window of Tautonia plasticadhaerens contains these coding sequences:
- a CDS encoding SMP-30/gluconolactonase/LRE family protein yields MGGARIDFAALGAPSTLLAPESSLTVASAVCFLEGPAVDDEGALYVSDIAGNRILRRSAAGEVATFREPSGRANGNTFDARGRLVTCEGTEQGLDGGRRVVRSDRTTGAVEVVTDRFEGRRYNSPNDVVVDPIGRIWFTDPYYGEHREILEQDAEAVYRVDPDGTVARVLSQLEVERPNGLAITPDGRTLYIIDSHGRPGGNRKLWAFDLDDDGTPSGRRLVVDFGRGRGGDGMRLDERGRLWVAAGIARPRHAGEDASVPAGVYVFEPDGSPVGRIPIPEDVVTNLAFGGPGRRTLYVTSGKTVYRLPVAVPGYALWPPVG; encoded by the coding sequence ATGGGGGGGGCCCGGATCGACTTCGCCGCGCTGGGGGCACCCTCGACGCTGCTGGCGCCCGAGTCGAGCTTGACGGTCGCCTCGGCCGTCTGCTTCCTGGAAGGCCCGGCGGTCGACGACGAGGGGGCGCTCTACGTCAGCGACATCGCCGGCAACCGGATCCTGAGGAGGTCGGCGGCCGGCGAGGTCGCCACCTTCCGGGAGCCGAGCGGCCGGGCCAACGGCAACACCTTCGACGCCCGGGGGAGGCTGGTCACCTGCGAGGGGACCGAGCAGGGGCTCGACGGCGGCCGCCGGGTGGTCCGATCGGATCGAACGACCGGCGCGGTCGAGGTCGTGACCGATCGGTTCGAGGGCAGGCGGTACAACAGCCCGAACGACGTGGTGGTCGACCCGATCGGCCGGATCTGGTTCACCGACCCCTATTACGGCGAGCACCGGGAGATCCTGGAGCAGGACGCCGAGGCCGTCTACCGGGTCGACCCCGACGGCACGGTGGCCCGAGTCCTCTCGCAGTTGGAGGTCGAGCGGCCCAACGGGCTGGCGATCACCCCGGACGGCCGGACGTTGTACATCATCGACTCCCACGGCAGGCCGGGGGGCAATCGTAAGCTCTGGGCGTTCGACCTGGACGACGACGGCACACCGTCGGGCCGCCGCCTGGTGGTCGATTTCGGCCGGGGACGGGGAGGGGACGGGATGCGGCTGGACGAGCGGGGCCGCCTCTGGGTCGCCGCCGGGATCGCCCGGCCGAGGCACGCTGGGGAAGACGCCTCGGTCCCGGCGGGCGTCTACGTGTTCGAGCCCGACGGATCCCCCGTCGGCCGGATCCCGATCCCCGAGGACGTGGTCACGAACCTCGCCTTCGGCGGGCCGGGGCGTCGGACGCTCTACGTCACGTCGGGGAAGACGGTCTACCGTTTGCCCGTCGCCGTCCCGGGATACGCGCTCTGGCCCCCGGTCGGATGA
- a CDS encoding carbon starvation CstA family protein has protein sequence MQTLLIALGAGVAFLVAYFTYGRWLGKTIFRLSADYVCPSHRLRDDEDYVPTPRSIVFGHHFTSIAGTGPIVGPAIAVMWGWVPALLWVVFGSIFIGAVHDFGALVVSLRNNGQTVGDIAGRLINRRARILFLLILFMALTIVLAIFGLVIAAVFRQYPASIFPCLVQIPIAVAIGLWLHRKGASIAVPSIIALALMYLTVVFGDENTPVAQLSILPGWVASGIEVVEATLHHWNAAMAAWPIIAWVAILLLYSYVASVIPVWILLQPRDYINSLQLISALGLIVVGLAVAAVAGGAPVDGELGRPELTIAAPAVDLSPADAPLIFPFLFVTIACGAISGFHCLVSSGTSSKQLDREPDARFVGYGGMLTEGFLATLVILACVAGLGLGITGEDGSRLLGPAAFAERYGSWNTSGGLASTVGAFVDGSANFLRAMGLPDGVSVALMGVLVASFAGTTLDTACRLQRYVVQELATALMGARRTASATGSESESESPDAPLFRRQPVPLSANPLSWLANKHGATIFAVVIAGALAAFPKAGEGWTWANAGQGGLILWPLFGATNQLLGGLSFLVIAFYLRRRGIPNWFLIAPLVFMLILPAWAMLWQIFIDAPGAGGSWLADRQWVLLGIGLATIVLEAWLVVEAALLWPRVRGVLEQLVAPEPASLSRRIEPEPAAVGP, from the coding sequence ATGCAGACGCTGCTGATCGCGCTGGGCGCCGGCGTGGCCTTCCTCGTGGCCTATTTCACCTACGGCCGGTGGCTCGGGAAGACCATCTTCCGCCTCTCCGCCGACTACGTCTGCCCCTCCCACCGCCTCCGGGACGACGAGGACTACGTCCCCACCCCCCGGTCGATCGTCTTCGGCCACCACTTCACCTCCATCGCCGGCACCGGGCCGATCGTCGGCCCGGCCATCGCCGTGATGTGGGGCTGGGTGCCGGCCCTGCTCTGGGTCGTCTTCGGCTCGATCTTCATCGGCGCCGTCCACGACTTCGGCGCCCTGGTGGTCTCCCTCCGCAACAACGGCCAGACTGTCGGCGACATCGCCGGCCGGCTCATCAACCGACGCGCCCGGATTTTGTTCCTGCTGATCCTGTTCATGGCCCTGACGATCGTGCTGGCGATCTTCGGCCTGGTCATCGCCGCCGTCTTCCGCCAGTACCCGGCCTCCATCTTCCCCTGCCTGGTGCAGATCCCGATCGCCGTCGCCATCGGCCTGTGGCTGCACCGCAAGGGGGCGTCCATCGCGGTCCCCTCGATCATCGCCCTGGCCTTGATGTACCTCACCGTCGTCTTCGGCGACGAGAACACCCCGGTCGCCCAGCTCTCGATCCTGCCCGGCTGGGTCGCCTCGGGCATCGAGGTGGTCGAGGCCACCCTGCACCACTGGAACGCGGCCATGGCCGCCTGGCCGATCATCGCCTGGGTGGCGATCCTGCTCCTCTACTCGTATGTCGCCTCGGTCATCCCCGTCTGGATCCTGCTCCAGCCCCGGGACTACATCAACTCGCTCCAGCTCATCAGCGCCCTCGGGTTGATCGTCGTCGGCCTCGCCGTCGCCGCCGTCGCGGGAGGGGCCCCGGTCGACGGCGAACTCGGGCGCCCCGAGCTGACGATCGCCGCCCCGGCCGTCGACCTCAGCCCCGCCGACGCCCCTTTGATCTTCCCCTTCCTGTTCGTGACGATCGCCTGCGGGGCCATCAGCGGCTTCCACTGCCTGGTCAGCTCCGGGACCTCCAGCAAGCAACTCGACCGCGAGCCCGACGCCCGGTTCGTCGGCTACGGCGGCATGCTCACCGAGGGGTTCCTCGCCACGCTCGTCATCCTCGCCTGCGTCGCCGGGCTCGGCCTGGGGATCACCGGCGAGGACGGCTCCCGCCTGCTCGGGCCCGCCGCCTTCGCCGAACGCTACGGCTCCTGGAACACCTCCGGGGGCCTCGCCTCCACTGTCGGCGCCTTCGTCGACGGCTCGGCCAACTTCCTCAGGGCCATGGGCCTCCCCGATGGCGTCTCCGTCGCGCTGATGGGCGTCCTCGTCGCCTCCTTCGCCGGCACCACCCTCGACACCGCCTGCCGCCTCCAGCGCTACGTCGTCCAGGAACTCGCCACCGCGTTGATGGGGGCGCGTCGCACGGCGTCCGCGACCGGATCCGAATCCGAATCCGAATCCCCGGACGCCCCCCTGTTCCGACGCCAACCGGTCCCCCTCTCGGCCAACCCGCTCTCCTGGCTGGCGAACAAGCACGGCGCCACCATCTTCGCCGTCGTCATCGCCGGGGCCCTGGCCGCCTTCCCCAAGGCCGGGGAGGGCTGGACCTGGGCCAACGCCGGCCAGGGCGGGCTCATCCTCTGGCCCCTCTTCGGCGCCACGAATCAGCTCCTCGGCGGGCTCTCGTTCCTGGTGATCGCCTTCTACCTCCGCCGCCGGGGGATCCCCAACTGGTTCCTGATCGCCCCGCTGGTCTTCATGCTCATCCTGCCCGCCTGGGCGATGCTCTGGCAGATCTTCATCGACGCCCCCGGCGCCGGCGGCAGCTGGCTGGCCGACCGCCAGTGGGTCCTGCTGGGCATCGGCCTGGCGACGATCGTCCTGGAGGCCTGGCTCGTGGTCGAGGCCGCCCTGCTCTGGCCCCGGGTCCGCGGCGTCCTCGAACAGCTCGTTGCCCCCGAGCCCGCCTCCCTCTCCCGACGGATCGAGCCCGAACCCGCCGCCGTCGGCCCCTGA
- a CDS encoding calcium/sodium antiporter produces MVDLETVVRFVLGVVALILGARLLVQGAARLAATVGVPPLVIGLTVVAFGTGAPELAVTLRAALSESPGGADLGVGNVVGSNIANILLVLGASAMLTPLVVRRRLVGWDVPVMIAASALVLGLGWDGSLSRTDGAILFSGIVVYTVASIVQGRRAMARERAEQAEVLAAEGVPATPAAGPGQVLLQFVLIGVGLAILVVGADQLVQAARTFALAMGVSELVIGLTVVAVGTSLPEAATSIIAGLRGERDIALGNAVGSNIFNILAVLGLAGLITPGGVPVSSQALRFDIPVMIAVAVACLPVVFTGARIARWEGVLFLAYYGIYTGFLYLRSEQHELIEEFSLVMVAFVLPLTILGLGLTVAWAVRSDRSPGEGRGRT; encoded by the coding sequence GTGGTCGACCTCGAGACCGTCGTTCGGTTCGTGCTGGGGGTGGTCGCGTTGATCCTGGGGGCCAGGCTGCTGGTGCAGGGGGCGGCGAGGCTGGCGGCGACGGTGGGCGTGCCGCCGCTGGTGATCGGCCTGACGGTGGTGGCCTTCGGCACCGGGGCCCCGGAGCTGGCGGTCACGCTCCGGGCGGCCCTCTCCGAGTCCCCGGGGGGCGCGGACCTCGGCGTCGGCAACGTGGTGGGGAGCAATATCGCCAACATCCTGCTGGTGCTCGGCGCCTCGGCGATGCTCACGCCGCTGGTGGTGCGCCGGAGGCTGGTGGGGTGGGACGTGCCGGTGATGATCGCCGCCTCGGCCCTGGTGCTGGGCCTGGGCTGGGACGGCTCCCTCAGCCGGACGGACGGGGCGATCCTCTTCTCGGGGATCGTCGTCTACACCGTGGCGTCGATCGTCCAGGGGCGTCGGGCGATGGCCCGGGAGCGGGCCGAGCAGGCCGAGGTGCTCGCGGCCGAGGGGGTGCCCGCGACGCCGGCGGCGGGGCCGGGGCAGGTGCTGTTGCAGTTCGTCCTGATCGGGGTCGGGCTGGCGATCCTGGTCGTCGGGGCCGACCAGTTGGTGCAGGCGGCCCGGACGTTCGCGCTGGCGATGGGGGTCAGCGAGCTGGTGATCGGCCTGACGGTGGTGGCCGTGGGCACCTCGCTGCCCGAGGCGGCCACGTCGATCATCGCCGGGCTCCGGGGGGAGCGGGACATCGCCCTGGGCAACGCGGTGGGGAGCAACATCTTCAACATCCTGGCCGTGCTCGGCCTGGCCGGGCTGATCACGCCGGGGGGGGTGCCGGTGTCGAGCCAGGCGCTCCGGTTCGACATCCCGGTGATGATCGCCGTGGCCGTCGCCTGCCTGCCCGTCGTCTTCACCGGAGCGCGGATCGCCCGCTGGGAGGGGGTGCTGTTCCTGGCCTACTACGGCATCTACACGGGGTTCCTCTACCTGAGGTCGGAGCAGCACGAGCTGATCGAGGAATTCAGCCTGGTGATGGTCGCCTTCGTCCTGCCGCTGACGATCCTCGGCCTCGGCCTCACGGTCGCCTGGGCCGTGCGATCGGACCGATCCCCGGGGGAGGGCCGGGGGCGGACGTGA
- a CDS encoding Gfo/Idh/MocA family protein, with the protein MFQPPYRAAVIGRTGRGDYGHDLDRAIAEDPRLSLVALADEDEAGRLAAADRLGVDVGSTYADFREMLAKEKPEFVAVAPRWLDCHREMVVACAGACVRGIFLEKPMAPSPADCDAMLDSCHAAHAKLAIAFQTRVSPIFDRVKTLLSEDAIGPVLELRGRGKEDRRGGGEDLMVLGSHIMDLSRAVLGDASWCFARVTEGGEPIGRGSVRDGAEGIGPLAGDRVDAMYGFEDSPAVAHFATTRPSEPGGRFDLRIFGERGVIVMGTGWMPEAYLLHDPRWLDAPGGEGWERITSAGVGQSEPLPAGGLLDGNRRILADLISAVEEDRAPIVSGEDGRASIEMILATYASQRSGGPVALPLEDRGHPLAG; encoded by the coding sequence ATGTTCCAGCCCCCTTATCGCGCCGCCGTGATCGGCCGGACCGGCCGGGGAGACTACGGGCACGACCTCGACCGGGCGATCGCCGAGGACCCGAGGCTCTCGCTCGTCGCCCTGGCCGACGAGGACGAGGCGGGGCGGCTCGCCGCGGCGGATCGGCTGGGGGTCGACGTCGGGTCGACGTATGCCGACTTCCGAGAAATGCTGGCGAAGGAGAAACCCGAGTTCGTGGCCGTGGCGCCGAGGTGGCTCGACTGCCATCGGGAGATGGTGGTCGCCTGCGCCGGGGCGTGCGTCCGGGGCATCTTCCTGGAGAAGCCGATGGCCCCCTCGCCGGCCGACTGCGACGCGATGCTCGACTCCTGCCACGCCGCCCACGCCAAGCTCGCCATCGCCTTCCAGACCCGGGTCAGCCCGATCTTCGACCGGGTGAAGACGCTCCTCTCCGAGGATGCGATCGGCCCGGTGCTGGAGCTGCGGGGCCGGGGCAAGGAGGACCGCCGGGGCGGGGGGGAGGACCTGATGGTGCTGGGCTCCCACATCATGGACCTCTCCCGGGCCGTGCTGGGGGACGCCTCCTGGTGCTTCGCCCGGGTCACGGAGGGCGGGGAGCCGATCGGCCGGGGGAGCGTCCGGGACGGGGCCGAGGGGATCGGGCCCCTGGCCGGCGACCGGGTGGACGCCATGTACGGGTTCGAGGATTCCCCGGCGGTGGCCCACTTCGCCACGACTCGGCCCTCCGAGCCGGGGGGGCGGTTCGACCTGCGGATCTTCGGCGAGCGCGGCGTCATCGTGATGGGGACCGGCTGGATGCCCGAGGCCTACCTGCTGCACGATCCCCGGTGGCTCGACGCGCCGGGGGGCGAGGGCTGGGAGCGGATCACCAGCGCGGGGGTCGGCCAGTCGGAACCGTTGCCGGCGGGGGGCCTGCTGGACGGGAACCGGAGGATCCTGGCCGACCTGATCTCGGCCGTGGAGGAGGACCGGGCGCCGATCGTCTCCGGGGAGGACGGCCGGGCCTCGATCGAGATGATCCTGGCGACGTACGCCTCGCAGCGATCGGGGGGGCCGGTGGCCCTGCCGCTGGAGGACCGGGGGCACCCGCTGGCGGGGTGA